From a single Arachis hypogaea cultivar Tifrunner chromosome 3, arahy.Tifrunner.gnm2.J5K5, whole genome shotgun sequence genomic region:
- the LOC112786560 gene encoding arogenate dehydratase 2 yields MAASRIISHPHRPFSPPPSQPHAHSSITLNFTLHPPKRCRLACVLRASLKENDLNDKADLFALPRPLTSTQLSDSVSDGPRLQVAYQGVPGAYSESAAQKAYPNCEAVPCPQFENAFQKVERWLVDRAVLPIENSLGGSIHRNYDLLLRHRLHIVGEVKYAVHHCLMANHGVKLEDLKRVLSHPQALAQCEHTLTKWGLVREAVDDTAGAAQYIAMHGVKDAGAVASSAAAKIYGLNILAQDIQDDCDNVTRFLMLAREPIIPGTDRPFKTSIVFSLEEGPGILFKALAVFALRQINLSKIESRPLRNMPLRMADDNSNGSPKYFDYLFYVDFEASMADPRAQNALRHLNEFATFLRVLGSYPMDTGTV; encoded by the exons ATGGCGGCGTCACGGATCATATCGCATCCTCACCGTCCATTCTCTCCTCCGCCATCTCAACCCCATGCGCACTCCTCCATCACCCTCAACTTCACACTCCACCCACCAAAACGGTGCCGTTTAGCGTGCGTTCTTCGCGCCTCGCTTAAGGAGAACGATCTCAACGATAAAGCTGACCTATTTGCTCTTCCCC GGCCTTTAACTTCCACTCAGCTCTCCGATTCAGTTTCCGATGGTCCACGTCTTCAAGTTGCATATCAG ggGGTTCCTGGTGCTTATAGTGAATCAGCAGCACAGAAGGCCTACCCAAATTGTGAAGCTGTTCCATGTCCACAATTTGAGAATGCATTTCAA AAAGTTGAGAGGTGGCTTGTGGATAGAGCAGTTTTGCCAATTGAGAATTCTCTAGGAGGGAGCATCCACAGAAATTATGACCTTCTACTCAGGCACAGGTTGCATATAGTGGGAGAAGTGAAATATGCAGTTCATCATTGTCTGATGGCCAATCATGGTGTTAAACTCGAGGATCTGAAGCGTGTTCTTAGTCATCCACAG GCTCTTGCACAATGTGAGCACACACTGACGAAGTGGGGATTGGTTAGAGAAGCAGTCGATGATACAGCTGGTGCTGCGCAG TATATTGCCATGCATGGAGTAAAAGATGCAGGAGCGGTTGCTAGTTCTGCTGCTGCAAAGATTTATGGCTTGAATATACTTGCCCAAGACATTCAG GATGATTGTGATAATGTCACCCGATTTCTAATGTTAGCACGAGAACCTATAATTCCTGGTACAGATAGGCCATTTAAG ACAAGCATAGTTTTTTCGTTGGAAGAGGGTCCGGGAATACTTTTCAAGGCTCTTGCGGTGTTCGCTCTGCGTCAAATCAACCTTTCAAAG ATTGAAAGCCGTCCTTTGCGGAACATGCCGCTGCGAATGGCTGATGATAATAGCAATGGGTCACCCAA GTATTTTGATTATCTTTTTTATGTTGATTTTGAAGCGTCAATGGCTGATCCGAGGGCACAAAATGCTCTGAGGCATCTGAAT GAGTTTGCTACGTTCTTGCGAGTTCTAGGGAGTTATCCGATGGATACTGGCACAGTGTAA